The following are encoded together in the Peromyscus leucopus breed LL Stock chromosome 1, UCI_PerLeu_2.1, whole genome shotgun sequence genome:
- the LOC114682330 gene encoding glutaminyl-peptide cyclotransferase-like protein isoform X1 — protein MGGSWPKLKPQSRDWFQGKAAMLSGSRGRPRQRLGDRGFMQPPALSKRRLLPRVRLLPLLLLVLALGLAFYVVWYGWNPGFEELSRSRDLRAPLIGSLPEAKLRRVVGQLDPQRLWGTFLRPLLIVRPPGSPGNVQVRKFLEATLRSLSAGWHVELDPFTASTPLGPLDFGNVVATLDPGAARHLTLACHYDSKFFPPGSSPFVGATDSAVPCALLLELVQAFDVMLHRFKKQAAPVTLQLLFLDGEEALKEWGPRDSLYGSRHLAKIMESTPHSPGPTRIQAIELFVLLDLLGAPSPIFFSHFPRTARWFQRLRSIEKRLHRLNLLQSHPQEVMYFQPGEPPSSVEDDHIPFLRRGVPVLHLIATPFPAVWHTPADTEANLHPPTVHNLSRILAVFLAEYLGL, from the exons atGGGCGGATCTTGGCCTAAACTCAAACCCCAGTCCAGGGACTGGTTTCAGGGCAAAGCTGCCATGCTCTCCGGGAGCCGCGGGCGGCCCCGGCAGCGGCTCGGGGATCGGGGCTTCATGCAACCGCCCGCACTTTCCAAGCGCCGCCTGCTGCCGCGAGTGCggctcctgcctctgctactGTTGGTGCTGGCTCTGGGCTTGGCTTTCTACGTGGTCTGGTACGGCTGGAACCCGGGATTTGAAGAGCTGTCACGGAGCCGGGATCTGCGG GCCCCGCTGATCGGAAGCCTTCCAGAAGCCAAGCTGCGGAGGGTGGTAGGGCAGCTGGATCCGCAGCGTCTCTGGGGGACTTTCCTGCGCCCCCTGCTGATTGTGCGACCCCCAGGTAGTCCTGGCAATGTCCAAGTGAGAAAG TTCCTGGAGGCCACGCTGCGGTCCCTATCAGCAGGCTGGCATGTGGAACTGGACCCTTTCACAGCTTCAACACCCTTGGGGCCACTGGACTTCGGGAACGTGGTGGCCACACTTGACCCGGGAGCTGCCCGTCACCTCACCCTCGCCTGCCATTACGACTCCAAGTTCTTCCCTCCTGGGTCATCCCCTTTCGTGGGGGCCACAGATTCGGCGGTGCCCTGTGCCCTGCTTCTGGAGCTGGTCCAGGCCTTTGATGTGATGCTGCACAGATTCAAGAAGCAG GCAGCACCGGTGACCCTGCAGCTGCTCTTCTTGGATGGGGAGGAGGCGCTGAAGGAATGGGGACCAAGGGACTCCCTTTATGGCTCCCGGCACTTAGCTAAAATCATGGAGTCTACACCGCACAGCCCCGGTCCCACTAGGATCCAGGCTATT GAGCTCTTTGTCCTTCTTGACCTTCTGGGAGCACCCAGTCCAATCTTCTTCAGTCACTTCCCCCGCACAGCGCGCTGGTTCCAACGACTGAGGAGCATCG AGAAGCGCCTTCACCGTCTGAACCTACTGCAGTCTCACCCACAGGAAGTGATGTACTTCCAACCCGGGGAGCCCCCCAGCTCCGTGGAAGATGACCACATCCCCTTCCTCCGAAGAG GGGTCCCGGTGCTCCACCTCATCGCCACGCCCTTCCCTgctgtgtggcacacacctgcagacACTGAGGCCAACCTCCACCCGCCCACCGTGCACAACCTGAGCCGCATCCTTGCTGTGTTCCTGGCCGAGTACCTGGGACTCTAG
- the Snrpd2 gene encoding small nuclear ribonucleoprotein Sm D2 encodes MSLLNKPKSEMTPEELQKREEEEFNTGPLSVLTQSVKNNTQVLINCRNNKKLLGRVKAFDRHCNMVLENVKEMWTEVPKSGKGKKKSKPVNKDRYISKMFLRGDSVIVVLRNPLIAGK; translated from the exons AT GAGTCTCCTCAATAAACCCAAGAGTGAGATGACCCCAGAGGAGCTGCAGAAGCGGGAGGAAGAGGAATTCAACACAGGTCCCCTCTCGGTGCTCACGCAGTCAGTCAAGAACAACACACAGGTGCTCATTAACTGTCGCAACAACAAGAAGCTCCTGGGACGAGTGAAGGCCTTTGACAG GCACtgcaacatggtgctggagaatgtgAAAGAGATGTGGACTGAGGTCCCCAAGAGCGGCAAGGGTAAGAAGAAGTCCAAGCCTGTCAACAAGGACCGCTACATCTCCAAGATGTTTCTGCGCGGGGATTCGGTCATTGTGGTGCTGCGGAACCCGCTCATCGCCGGCAAGTAG
- the LOC114682330 gene encoding glutaminyl-peptide cyclotransferase-like protein isoform X2, with amino-acid sequence MGGSWPKLKPQSRDWFQGKAAMLSGSRGRPRQRLGDRGFMQPPALSKRRLLPRVRLLPLLLLVLALGLAFYVVWYGWNPGFEELSRSRDLRFLEATLRSLSAGWHVELDPFTASTPLGPLDFGNVVATLDPGAARHLTLACHYDSKFFPPGSSPFVGATDSAVPCALLLELVQAFDVMLHRFKKQAAPVTLQLLFLDGEEALKEWGPRDSLYGSRHLAKIMESTPHSPGPTRIQAIELFVLLDLLGAPSPIFFSHFPRTARWFQRLRSIEKRLHRLNLLQSHPQEVMYFQPGEPPSSVEDDHIPFLRRGVPVLHLIATPFPAVWHTPADTEANLHPPTVHNLSRILAVFLAEYLGL; translated from the exons atGGGCGGATCTTGGCCTAAACTCAAACCCCAGTCCAGGGACTGGTTTCAGGGCAAAGCTGCCATGCTCTCCGGGAGCCGCGGGCGGCCCCGGCAGCGGCTCGGGGATCGGGGCTTCATGCAACCGCCCGCACTTTCCAAGCGCCGCCTGCTGCCGCGAGTGCggctcctgcctctgctactGTTGGTGCTGGCTCTGGGCTTGGCTTTCTACGTGGTCTGGTACGGCTGGAACCCGGGATTTGAAGAGCTGTCACGGAGCCGGGATCTGCGG TTCCTGGAGGCCACGCTGCGGTCCCTATCAGCAGGCTGGCATGTGGAACTGGACCCTTTCACAGCTTCAACACCCTTGGGGCCACTGGACTTCGGGAACGTGGTGGCCACACTTGACCCGGGAGCTGCCCGTCACCTCACCCTCGCCTGCCATTACGACTCCAAGTTCTTCCCTCCTGGGTCATCCCCTTTCGTGGGGGCCACAGATTCGGCGGTGCCCTGTGCCCTGCTTCTGGAGCTGGTCCAGGCCTTTGATGTGATGCTGCACAGATTCAAGAAGCAG GCAGCACCGGTGACCCTGCAGCTGCTCTTCTTGGATGGGGAGGAGGCGCTGAAGGAATGGGGACCAAGGGACTCCCTTTATGGCTCCCGGCACTTAGCTAAAATCATGGAGTCTACACCGCACAGCCCCGGTCCCACTAGGATCCAGGCTATT GAGCTCTTTGTCCTTCTTGACCTTCTGGGAGCACCCAGTCCAATCTTCTTCAGTCACTTCCCCCGCACAGCGCGCTGGTTCCAACGACTGAGGAGCATCG AGAAGCGCCTTCACCGTCTGAACCTACTGCAGTCTCACCCACAGGAAGTGATGTACTTCCAACCCGGGGAGCCCCCCAGCTCCGTGGAAGATGACCACATCCCCTTCCTCCGAAGAG GGGTCCCGGTGCTCCACCTCATCGCCACGCCCTTCCCTgctgtgtggcacacacctgcagacACTGAGGCCAACCTCCACCCGCCCACCGTGCACAACCTGAGCCGCATCCTTGCTGTGTTCCTGGCCGAGTACCTGGGACTCTAG
- the LOC114682312 gene encoding LOW QUALITY PROTEIN: F-box only protein 46 (The sequence of the model RefSeq protein was modified relative to this genomic sequence to represent the inferred CDS: inserted 9 bases in 8 codons; deleted 1 base in 1 codon), which produces MDRGSLLPXQLWCPRPFGTYSQNQPRPPSAALKPPACSDAGSGAEPDHXPAHSENTPPALAAEXPTSQHAPLLSSAAAGDEGRVLLDTWYVIKPGNTKEKVAFFVAHQCGGGSRASSMKVKGHWGSDSSKAKRRRRCLEPTKAPPDPXGRGGAPATEGAPTASGDDVDLLSVAEMVALVEQRAALALQSYPRPTTPAPVVFVSAEQGGPAKGLGSERRAAGGDCSRVAEAVAHFEAQRDSPXTKGLRKEERPGPGPGEVRMAFRISNGREPRSPDGSLPTWSGGRPGSPYPGSPGPGARAKDKITCDLYQLISPSRDALPSNMEFLLARADEASEGETPAPARPEDAPPAXPPPPARDCGASGFHVDVVVTGVVDECIFFGKDGTKNVKEETVCLTVSPEEPPPPGQLFFLQSRGPEGPPEPPPADTPSTVPGPDDXEGTADTSLCRLYRHVSHDFLEIRFKIQRLLEPRQYMLLLPEHVLVKIFSFLPTRALAALKCTCHHFKGIIEAFGVRATDSRWNRDPLYRDDPCKQCRKRYEKGDVSLCRWHPXPYHHDLPYGRSYWMCCRRADRETPGCRLGLHDNNWVLPCSGVGGGGPAGRRGGEARGRGHPPYLSPSCCAGRWGPGVSHQPTLQSTQR; this is translated from the exons ATGGACAGGGGCAGCCTCCTGC TCCAGCTCTGGTGCCCCAGGCCCTTTGGAACGTATTCCCAGAACCAGCCACGTCCGCCTTCCGCGGCCCTCAAGCCTCCCGCCTGCTCCGACGCCGGCAGTGGGGCTGAGCCTGACC GGCCTGCGCACTCAGAGAACACGCCACCTGCCTTGGCTGCAG GCCCCACCTCCCAACATGCTCCACTCCTCTCTTCAGCAGCCGCTGGCGACGAGGGTCGAGTCCTGCTAGACACGTGGTACGTAATCAAGCCTGGAAATACGAAGGAGAAGGTGGCCTTCTTTGTGGCCCACCAGTGTGGCGGGGGGAGCCGGGCCAGCTCTATGAAGGTCAAAGGGCACTGGGGCAGCGATAGCTCCAAAGCCAAGAGGAGGAGGCGCTGCCTTGAGCCCACCAAGGCTCCTCCAGACCC GGGCAGAGGAGGAGCCCCCGCCACTGAGGGGGCCCCCACGGCATCTGGGGATGATGTGGACCTGCTCTCCGTCGCAGAAATGGTGGCTCTGGTGGAACAGAGAGCCGCCCTGGCCCTGCAGAGTTACCCGCGCCCCACCACCCCAGCTCCGGTGGTCTTTGTGTCAGCTGAGCAGGGAGGACCCGCCAAGGGGCTGGGGTCAGAGAGGCGGGCTGCCGGGGGTGACTGCAGCCGCGTGGCCGAGGCAGTGGCCCACTTCGAGGCCCAGCGGGACAGCC CAACCAAGGGTCTGCGCAAGGAGGAGCGGCCGGGGCCCGGGCCTGGTGAGGTGCGGATG GCTTTCCGAATCTCCAATGGCCGAGAGCCCCGTTCACCAGATGGCAGTTTACCTACTTGGAGCGGGGGCCGGCCTGGTAGTCCCTACCCTGGTAGTCCTGGGCCTGGGGCTCGAGCCAAAGACAAAATCACTTGCGACTTGTACCAGCTCATCAGCCCCTCCAGGGATGCCCTTCCCAGCAACATGGAGTTCCTGCTGGCCAGGGCAGACGAAGCCAGTGAAGGGGAGACGCCAGCCCCGGCCAGGCCTGAGGATGCGCCCCCAg cccctccaccccctgccCGAGACTGTGGAGCATCAGGATTCCATGTGGATGTGGTGGTGACGGGGGTAGTGGACGAGTGCATCTTCTTTGGCAAAGATGGCACCAAGAACGTGAAGGAAGAGACTGTCTGCTTGACCGTGAGCCCCGAGGAGCCGCCCCCCCCTGGTCAGCTCTTCTTCCTCCAGTCCCGGGGCCCAGAAGGGCCTCCCGAGCCACCCCCAGCGGATACCCCGAGCACAGTGCCAGGCCCTGACG CCGAGGGCACAGCAGACACCTCCCTGTGCCGCCTGTACCGGCACGTGTCGCATGACTTCCTGGAGATTCGCTTCAAGATCCAGCGTCTTCTGGAGCCGCGCCAGTACATGCTGCTGCTGCCTGAGCATGTGCTGGTCAAGATCTTCAGCTTCCTGCCCACCCGAGCCCTGGCAGCCCTCAAGTGCACCTGCCACCACTTCAAGGGCATCATCGAGGCTTTCGGTGTGCGCGCCACGGACTCGCGCTGGAACCGGGACCCGCTCTATCGCGATGACCCTTGTAAGCAGTGCCGCAAGAGATACGAGAAGGGCGATGTGTCCCTGTGCCGCTGGCACC AGCCCTACCACCATGACCTGCCTTACGGACGCTCCTACTGGATGTGCTGCCGCAGAGCTGATCGCGAGACCCCGGGCTGTCGCCTGGGCCTGCACGACAACAACTGGGTGCTGCCGtgcagtggggtgggtgggggcgggCCGGCCGGGAGGAGGGGAGGTGAAGCCCGGGGGAGGGGACACCCGCCGTACCTAAGCCCTTCCTGCTGTGCTGGGCGCTGGGGACCAGGAGTGAGTCACCAGCCAACACTACAGTCCACCCAGCGTTGA